The genomic window TCACGTCGCCGGCGCGGGGGTCGGGGCCGGGGCTGGGATCGCCTCGATGGCCGGCTCGGCCTTGGGGGCCTCCTCCTTCGCGGGCTCCTCGACTTCGGTGCATCGCCGCAGCAGGAGGCGGTCGAAGGCGTCCTGGAGGGCGTCGCGGTGGGCCTGCTCCTCGGCGAGGACGGCGGAAATCTCGCGGGCGCCGTCGGCGTCGCCGAGGGCGGCGAGCGCCTTGGACCAGGCGACCAGGCGGTGGATGGCGTGGGCCTTGCCGTCGAGGTCGGCGGCGAGCTGGTCGAGCGGGCCGGCGGCGAGCTTGCCCACCTTGTCCTTGATCTGGTCCCAGACCTTGCCGACCTTGCCGCTGGGGGCGCGGCCGGGGGTGTGGCCGTACCGCGTGGCGACGGTCTCGATCGCCCGGGCGTGCCGCTCGTCGGCCTCCGCGATCTCGTGGTAGAGGACGCTCAGGCCCTCCTCCGGCGGAGACTCCGCGCGGCCCTCGGCGCTGGCCGCGAGCGACTTCTCGACGTCCAGGCTCTTGACGAGCTCGGCGGCAACCCACTCGCGATCGATCGGAATGGTCCCTGGCATGGCGGCTCTCCCTTTCCTTCCCGTCCCGCTCGAGGACGGCCGGCTGACGTGACTCGGTTGACTCGGGCTCACGCGGGCAGCGGGGCCGCGGCGGCCTTCTCCTTCAACTCCGGCTTGACCATCCCGAGGATCCGCTCCCGGGCGTCGGCCAGAGTGTCGACGACCTTCGTGGCCCCCAGCTCCGCCAGCCGCTCCCGGCTGGGGCCCGGGCCGTTGCCCGTCTCCTCGGCGTGCCCCCAACGGCCCAGGACGATCGGCAGCTCGGGGAACCTCGCGCGGAGCTGGCGGACCAGGTAGCGGCCCAGCGCCAGCCCCTCCTTCGGCAGCACCGAGGCGACCACCAGCCGCGGCGACTCGTTCGCCACGCGCTCGGCCACCTGCAGCGACGAGTCGGTGCACGCGAGGATGTCCAGCCGGCAGCCGCCCGCCTTCAGGAGCTGGCCGAGCATCCGCAGGGCCAGGGCGTCCGACGTGTTCTCCACCGCCAGGCCGACCACCGACGGCGACTCCTCGCCGTCCGCGCCGTTGGCGACGATCCCCCGGGCGCTCAGGCTGTAGTCGGGCCGGCCCTCCAGCGAGTCGAGGACCTCGCCGACGACCGACCAGATGAACTCGCGCTCGGTGTCGCTCAGTTCCTCGCGGGCCGCGTCCCGCTCCGCCCTCGCGAGCGCCGGGATCAGCACCTCGTCGAAGACCTCGGCCCGCGCACGCCTCTTGAGTGCCTCCTCCACCACGCCGATCGCGCGCTCGCGGTCCAGCGCCACCAGGCGCTGGTAGAAGCGGACGTCCGGCTCCAGCTCCGCCTCCTCGCCGAGCATCGTGGAGAAGAACGAGAGCGCCGGCACGTACTTGCCGATCACCGCCAGGCAGACCGTCAGGGGGGTCGAGAGCAGGAGCCCCATGGTCCCCCACAGCCACGTCCAGAACATCGCCGCGACGAGCAGCCCGAGCGCCGAGACGCCCGTCGTCTTGCCGTAGATGATCGGCTCCAGGAAGCTGTTGAGCGCCGTCTCCGCGACGAGGAACAGCCCGACCACCTCCAGGGCCTGCTTCCAGCCCGGGAAGTAGGCGAACGAGAAGACCACCGGCATCACGAACGCCGCGGCCGGCCCGACGTACGGGATGAACCGCAGCAGCGCCGCGAGCGAGCCCCAGAGCACCGCGTAGGGCACGCCGATCGCCCAGAGGCCCAGTCCGACCACCAAGCCGAAGCCGGCGTTCATCAGGGAGAACATGCCCAGGTACTTGCTGATCCGCTGGCCGATCTCCTGCATCGTCCGCGTGGTCAGCGTGACGTGGTAGTGGCCGAAGAGGGCGACGATGCGGTCGGACAGCTCCTCGCGGCCGATGAGCATGAAGAGGACGAGGATGAGCACGAAGCTGCCGACGCCGAGGAACTCCAGGTAGGGCCCTACGGCCGACGAGAGCCGCTCCTGGAACGACGGGTGCGAGATGACCTCCACCCGCTGGATCGGCCTGAGGCCCCGCTCGTCGGTCGCGGCGGGCGCCTCCATCCGGGCCGTCACCTCGTTGGCCATCCGCTCCAGCTTCTCCGCCGTCGATTCCTGGCCGGGCTCCCGGTAGACGCCGATCCCGCTGAGCTTCGCCTCGATGTTCTCCCGGTACTTGGGCAGGTCCGCGGCCAGCGCCGTCAACTGCTGGCCGACGACGTACCCGACCCCGCCGAGCAGCCCCAAGCTCAGAAGCACCATGAACACCACCGACGCCGCCCGCGGCACCCCGGCCTTCTCCAGCAGCCGGACGCCTGGCGTCAGCGCGAAGCTGAACAGGATGGACAGCGCCAGGGGTTTGAGGACCTCGCCCGCGAAATACATGAAGGCAATCGATGAGAAGAGGATGATCGTGAGCTTGAACGGGTCGGCGTACCGACTTGCTTCGGGCTCGGCCACCGGGGGCTCCTTCGCACGACGGACGTGGGCATGGATGCGATTAAAGGAAAGCAACATGCACTTCCCTTGCCAATTGTCTGGGGCGGGAGCCGCCGACGCCCGGCGACCGGCCCCGGCTCGGGAGCGAGGGTCCGTCGGAACGGGGGCATGAAGGCGCGGCGTGAACCTTGGGGGTTCCCGGAACCCCTTGTCGCCGGCTATCTTCGGCGGATGATGGGCGTGCGGTCGGGTCACAGCCCCGGCCACCTCGGCGTAAGATGGCCAGGCCGATCGGCCGCGTCGGCCGCCAGGATTCCTCGCGGGAATGCGGGACATGGACAGGACGACCCACCAGAGCCCGGGGACGGATT from Aquisphaera giovannonii includes these protein-coding regions:
- a CDS encoding AI-2E family transporter; amino-acid sequence: MAEPEASRYADPFKLTIILFSSIAFMYFAGEVLKPLALSILFSFALTPGVRLLEKAGVPRAASVVFMVLLSLGLLGGVGYVVGQQLTALAADLPKYRENIEAKLSGIGVYREPGQESTAEKLERMANEVTARMEAPAATDERGLRPIQRVEVISHPSFQERLSSAVGPYLEFLGVGSFVLILVLFMLIGREELSDRIVALFGHYHVTLTTRTMQEIGQRISKYLGMFSLMNAGFGLVVGLGLWAIGVPYAVLWGSLAALLRFIPYVGPAAAFVMPVVFSFAYFPGWKQALEVVGLFLVAETALNSFLEPIIYGKTTGVSALGLLVAAMFWTWLWGTMGLLLSTPLTVCLAVIGKYVPALSFFSTMLGEEAELEPDVRFYQRLVALDRERAIGVVEEALKRRARAEVFDEVLIPALARAERDAAREELSDTEREFIWSVVGEVLDSLEGRPDYSLSARGIVANGADGEESPSVVGLAVENTSDALALRMLGQLLKAGGCRLDILACTDSSLQVAERVANESPRLVVASVLPKEGLALGRYLVRQLRARFPELPIVLGRWGHAEETGNGPGPSRERLAELGATKVVDTLADARERILGMVKPELKEKAAAAPLPA